CAATAGAACTTCCTAATCTTTTCTTTGGACAAGGTGCCTAGGAAAGAATGGGcatattgattttggtatccACCTAATAGGAAAACGAAtcgaattatttttttataatatgtattaaaattatattataaatgtaaATGTTATTGctatatgataaatatttttttaatataacatATCTCTGTAAATTTTCCTCATAGAAATAGTAGTAACATCTAATATTAATGATCCAAATTTTATAAATAGCAATATTAATTAACTATAGAGATAGTATTAACTTTACAAAGCATAGCAACATTAAGCTTGCAAAATGTATGAAATCAGTTAAtctatgtatataactttcagcACATCCCATTAAATTaggaattttaaataatttctcgttatttatatcaaaatcctaGCTGCCACTATTCCCATCCAATCCCATCCGATCGTTTATCGCCGCTCCGCCAAAAAAATTGCCAGAGTTATACCGGAAAACAATTGTTAACAGTTGAAGCACATAAACATGAGATACAGCGATGTATCATTTGTATGTCATGTATACTTTATTGCATGTACAGTCATACAAGTGACATACAATGACACAGACCTCACATATACCTGATATACAATAATTTTTACCGCTAAACCACCATCAGAAAATACCATAAGTATCCATATAAATCACCACTCAAACTAGGATAACAACGCAAAAATCATTTCTCTACTACAATTAGGACGAGGAGTGGTAAATAACACCAGATAATCACCATTTCGAATTGAAATCTTCTATTTAAATGAAGCAATTTTGCTGGAGATGTGCAGTACGTGAgaatgagagagagagagagattgaaGGGGAgaaaatgggggggggggggttgtaaTTAGGTAAACATGTAATGTGTATTTACAATACACACCTATAGTCAAAAAGAATTACAATTTATAGCTATAGTTATAATTTTGTAGCTAttttctctctcctctctctgtGTACTCTTGCTTGACTCTCTCCTCTTTCTCTGTCATCTCTTCTCTCCCTGCTCCCTCTCTCTCACGCGCTTTTCTTCGTCTCCTCTATCTCAGTACAAATACAAATGATAACAATCAAGTATACAAATACAGACGATAACAAtcaattatacaaatacaaatgatAAGTGTCAACTATACATATCATTTTTAGtgatacaaaatacaaatacacATGTATTCATTGATACAACATTGATACAAATGTTAATAATCAATTATATAAACACaaatgttgaacttgatataATTGTATTCACTGATAAAATTGTACTTGTAAACAAATTGTATTCGTTAATATGCTTGATACAACATTGATACAAATGATAACAATCAATTATCCAAATACaaatgttgaacttgatataATTATATTCGCCGATACAATTTATTCATTGACACAAATTGCATTCGGATAGAAACTataattgtattcattgatacaTACACATACTACTTACATATATACAATTGTTCAGTAGATATACAAATATAGTcattaatacatatacatactagttacatatatacaattatccaacagatatacaaatacaaatcacCTCTCTCCTATCTCTGCCCTCTCGCTGGCTCTCCTCTCTCCTCCCTTTCCCTATCTCGCTCGCCTATTTCCTTCAAACATGTAACTATGAATAATAACTAAGCAAACTATTGTTATTTTACctgattatattttttattttagctATTTTTGATTTTTCCTTGAAGAAAGATTTAGATGTACCAAAATTGGAATCTAAATTTAAGCATACctattttcattttaaaatattatgttgagcaattatttaaaagtacatataaaaatagtaattaaaaGGTCCTATGTCGTTATACGGTCTAAAATTGTCTTGTAGTTTCATCAAAGAGCCCAAATTCAAAGGACCGGGACCAACATGAAGAGCTCCAATCAATTTATCCACCAATATAATCACAACTAGTGGCAACTTTTCTGCAAATCTTACAGACGTGACCAgactttcttctcttttttttttcttttcctagaCTACAATTTTAGATTCCtgtcataaaattcatattgaaaATAAAACACTTACTGAAATTTGAAATTCACCAATTAAAGATAAAAGTAAAAATTCTTCCTACCCACAGAGCTAATTAGTGACGACAATAGTTGAACAACCTAGTACCTGCCAAGAATATGTGTCCAATAAACTCTCAGTTAGTAAACCTCTGAATATTTTGAACCACTTTTGCTCTTAGTCAATTCTGTAAGTCAATCTCAGTTTATAACAGTACTGGAGAAGAAAAAGTTTGATTCTTTCTGAAACCCCTTTTGTTTCTTGATGATGGAGCGTTATGAGATAGTGAAGGAGTTGGGTTCTGGTAATTTTGGAGTAGCAAAGCTTGTTAGTGACAAGAAGACCAAAGAACTCTTTGCTGTTAAGTTTATTGAAAGAGGCCCAAAGGTTTCCCCTTTTATCACCTTAAATTTGAAGCCTTTAATCCATCTAgggtattttatttatttgtttgtttgtgtTTTGAGGTTGTTTGCAGATAGATGAACTTGTGCAAAGGGAAATTATGAATCACAGATCATTGAAACATCCAAATATAGTAAGATTTAAAGAGGTATATGCTCTGCTTCTTCCTAATAGAAagaatcttctttttttttctttattctaTAATCTGCTTTGATTCCTATGGGGATTCTGATTATTGCTGTCATCCAGGATTGTAAGGAACTCTCATTAAATTAAAgatctctttttaaaaaaaataaattcttgagGAATGGAGATAGCTTCACCTTATGATATGATTAAAAGTGGTAATGGATCTAATAAGATCTGGTTTGTTAATGACAGTAACAAGATACTTCCTGTTATGTGTTAATTGTCCATCATCGGATAAAAAGAGAAATGCTAATGAGTTTATAGGCTAAATGGGTTCCTCACCTATCTAACTAGTCTTTTGGGTTGGGCTCTACTGTTTGGTTTATAACAACTATGTGATGTTATGATTTCTTTTTGAAGGACTCTGTTCTCGCAATTAAATGCAATCTGCGGCATCTTATAGATTGAAAGCAATTAACTTTTCTGGATAGTAGCCATAATTTGATGATTTGCATATTATTTTGTGTTTGGCATTGTTGATGGTAGCCAATTTACAATTAATGGAATTACATCGGCTGTTCAAAATAGTAGCTAAGTGGCATGCAGACTTGTCAATTTTGTTTATAGTTTGCTTTTTAAATGAATGGACTTAATACTTCCAGGTCTTGCTTACACCTACTCATCTAGCAATAGTAATGGAGTATGCTGCGGGAGGAGAGCTCTTTGCGAGGATCTGTAACGCTGGAAGATTTAATGAAGATGAGGTAAGAATGATACTTACACCAGATCCCGCAATTagacttggaacaaacaagctGTGTACTTTTCATTTGATTTTATAACTCGTGCTTATGATAGTCAGATCTTTGTTGCCTCTTTTCTTGGTTGGGTTGGGTAGTATGCCGTTTACATTCATGATAAAGTGGTAGTCTACCATGGCATTCATATAGTCCTTTGATGTGGGAAGTCCACTGGGTAATAGTCTACCATGTCATGGGCTCCGTTGATGAGTGAAATTACAACAACACACCAGTGTAATTCCATAAGTGGGGTGTGGAGAGGATAGGATAGGATATACGTagaccttacctctaccttTGTACGGAAGAGAGGTTATTTCTgatagaccctcagctcaaaaaAGTAGgaaagtaagagagaaaaagagacaacaaaataacaatgcACAAAATATTAACACACAttggagagaaagaaagaaagaaaaaactacGTGATACCTAAATCATACTACTAGAAGTATGACAACACTCGACTAACCTACTATCCTTCTACCCTATTCCTCGACCTCCATGTCTTCCTATgtagggtcatgtcctcagtcAGCTGAAATTGTgtcatatcctgtctaatcaccttcCCCCTAGTTCTTCTTCGGCCTACTTCTACCTCCTACTCCTGTTATAGCCAACCTCACACACCTCCATTGATGTGTGAAACTAAACTCTTAATTTCCAAGAATGCCATCTTATAAGTTGAAAGCACAGAATGATATGCTATGAGAAGTGTCCCTTTAAATATGTTATCAGTTGACTATCTCCTTGTGTTTATGTCAGCTCTTCCGAGCAGACAAGACTCTTTTCTAGTTTAAAATCATCTCAGTGGCTTGACTCTGTTTATTTTTTACTCAGGCAAGGTTCTTCTTTCAACAACTGATATCAGGGGTTAGCTACTGCCATTTCATGGTACAACATCAATACTTCTCTTGCTGTGAACTTCATTCAGTTCTCCTTTTGGCACTTAGTATATCTTTGGTCTTCCGTTGCAGCAAATCTGTCATAGAGATCTCAAATTGGAAAACACGTTACTTGACGGAAGTGCTGCACCACGTGTCAAAATATGTGATTTTGGGTACTCCAAGGTTACTAATCTTTTCTTGAGGTCTTATAAATTTTTACATCCATTCAAGATATAAGTACGTATAAAATTGCTACCTTTGTTTTCAGTCATCCATCTTTCATTCTCAACCTAAGTCCACTGTGGGGACACCTGCTTATGTAGCACCAGAGGTCCTAACAAGGAAAGAATATGATGGAAAGGTGCTgcatctttcttcttccttgCTGAAATTATCATAATATTTGTCGTATACACTCATTTCTCCTCCTGTTAATTCTTGAAACTATAGCTTGCAGATGTTTGGTCCTGTGGAGTCACCTTATATGTAATGCTGGTTGGAGCTTATCCATTTCAAGATTCAAGTGATCCAAAAAACTTTACAAAGACTATTTCTGTGAGTGATGACAACATTATCTGATTTCTAGTtgatgaaaaaggaaaaaaagaaaataaaagaagccTGCTTAACTCTGATTTTTGTTTATCAATTTGCTTGTTTATGCAAGTGTGAGCATTGAGAAATTTACTGCAGCATTATGATTGGTTAGTTTCCTTGACAGAAAATACTCAGCGCCCGCTACTCAATTCCCGAGCAAGTCCGAATTTCCCTTGAATGCCGCCATCTCTTAACCAGGATTTTTGTGGCAGACCCTGAAAAGGTAATAAATCATATGGTATTCTGCTAAAGATGTAGACCATAGAATAGTTCATGTATTGTGTCCAAGTGAAATGGTCATCATTCCCACTAGAGGCTTTCCGTAAAATTGCTTTCATGTTTCTTGTTTCATGTTATTTTGTGAGTGTGCCAAAACCATAAATGCATGCTGATTATTGTTTTGCAGAGAATAACCATTCCAGAAATAAAAATACATCCTTGGTTTTTAAAGAACTTGCCAGTAGAACTGATGGAAGGAGGAAGTTACCAATGCGTTGATGTAAATAACCCTTCCCAGAGCATGGAAGAAGTTTTGGCAATAATACAAGAGGCTAGAGTTCCTTTGCAGGGTGGAACATATTCTTATGGGGGCACTATGGAACTTGATGAATTGGATGAAACTGATATTGAAGATATAATTGAAACTAGTGGTGATTTTGCTGGTCTACTGTGATGTGTTACACAATGCTGTAATTACCAAAAGGGTGAAAGAAGAGAGCAATCTGTAGACACTCGAGAGTTCACCCTATAATTTGCTGATActagtttttctttctttcttttgatttaCTACTTTTGAAATCTTGGCGTAGTGGAAATCTGGCCTTTAGAAACACATTTGTACCACAAGATAAAAGTTTTGTTTAGATGTCTGCAATTAGATCGTTTATTTTTTTTACGCAATGTAGAGTTTTAGCGGGTGATGTTTTATCATATATAACGTTCATCGTGTCTAATGCACATATCAAGATAACGTTTGTTGTTATACAAAcaatattccatttatagataAAGAAAAGACATGAACTCAATATCTGCATCTACTCTTATATTACGTCTTGCACTACATTTCAATCTTTTCCGATAAGGGCGATGTTCAAACTGGTAGAAGAAAATAACTCAGGAAAACAATGGTCTTTCCACCAGTGTACCTGACTCCACAATCATTGTTTTAAGTTTATGGAAAATAAATTTTGTCAAAGTCCTGAAGAAATGATCGgtaggaaaaaggaaaaaaaatatcaataaattacctcaaacaaatGTTAGTGTACACGCGATTGGGACTTATTCAACATTCATCAACAAAACTGAAAGACAAAAATTAAAAGGAACAAAAGAAAGTTTAACAGGAGCCTGTATAATTATTAAGATCTCCCCATACAGCTTCCTCGACTTCTTCCCATGATTTTGCCATCTTTAGTTTTTTCCAAGTACTGAAAATAGCTCCCAGAACATTTTCGTCATGCAAAATACAGTAGCACCTGTACAGATATAAGTCATTCAAAGTGAGTTTAAACCACCACTCCATGTACGAATAAAGTGCGAAAGGGGAGTAGTAATAAGTCACATAGAAAAGCATGGATTCATGATAAAAGTAAAATCCTCTATGACATATTTTATCACAATTAATAATTTTTGACTGATAGAGGGATCAAGTGGTATTATAGTTCATTTGTTGGTAACTTGGAGCATTAAAAGCATGACTCTTGCTTTCCAATTGGCTGTTTTTTGCATTAATTGTTACTTCATTAATCTTACTGATTAACGTCCTGTTGTATGTGCTTCTCCTATTGATAGCTGGTCAAGTAACAAATAGTAGATGCTATCACGAATACAATCATACTCAATTCGATGGAATTGTTTGATCTTAAAGCCTTAACCCATTTTAAAAGAATCTTCAATTTTAACCCGTTTTAAGActctttatttgcattggtgTAATATATGTTTCCCATATTGAAGGTAtgaattactatctattttatatcttttaggaTTTATCTATCCAtttgtaactttttttttatattttcttgagttgaaattcaaattgtggttataaaaaaggtaaaaaaacaATATGTcaaaattattgagattaaACGTGTCAAATTGGGCgagtcatgacccaacccaatTTTTAGCCCATTTGAGCCCAAAGTAAATTTGATTTCAACCCATTTTAATCTCTCcaatttcaactcaatctgCCCATTTGACACCTCTAGATAGAAACAAGTCAAACAACGCTTGTAAGGAGTCAAGGAGGATGAAGCTCCAATCAATTCTATCCTCATCCAAAAAGCTCATGTTGGCTACCACAGAGAACATCCGGTCTCTAGTTCTAATAATAGACTAAACCCTCCACTGAATGATCTCAAGTACAATCTCCTAGTGCATTCAGCTTGTTAAACAGTAATGCGGCGTATATAATGACTTTGAAAGTGATTTGAGGGGTCTGATTGAGAATATGATATTGGTGGAGAATCAACAATTCTGAAAATGACAAATCATGCATTGGTTTGGTGAAGGCCAAGGGTTATGGATTCTAAGGCATGAGTTTCTATGTTATCAAAACACGTCTTACTATCTTCATATGGTCGGATATTGTATAAGCTCTGGTAGTGCAATTTAactttgaagaagaaaaatgtcTCCAATTATTTCATGAAAAACAATGACAACAATATAGAAGAAATATGACATGAGAACATATGTACTCACATGACTCGGTAAGAAAGTCTCTGAAATCCATTGGTTTTAGCTGATGCATTCACTCCTGTTTTAACAAATGGAAGTTTATAGCTATCCAGAAACTGCTTCAGTAAATGTGGATCTCCTCTAAATATATCCAGGTGTATTGGGATTAAGTCAGAAATCGGATCCCCTGAGAAAAGAACTGGTTACTAATCACAGAAACTCaaatgtttaaaaataaaatgcaagGAATCAGCATTTTACAACCTTCCACATATGAAGTTTTTAGTGATGCAAGGACTACTGTGCTAACTCGAGACTGATCAATGTTAAGTGATGGCGGGTGTAGTATTTTCACAGGAGACTGCCAGTTAAATATGCACCAAAAAGCTTCTCTTGTCAAAATTCAGAGAACCACCCCAAAATAAGGTaaaaccttttttaaaaaaatagaccCACTAGTCCTTAGGATTTGTTGATTAGCTCTCACgttaaaataagtaaagctaATCTGCACAATTCAAGGAAGGCAGTATTCAATTGCACATTAGAATTGGTGTGCCAAAACATACAAGAAAATAGTTCACAAATTATCCTTACTAAGCAGTACATTTGAAGTACCTACGAATATGACTGAAgcttttctttttgttctttttgtttatttatttatttgtttaaataGGCAAAGTCTGCCTCTTAAACTGGTGCCAAACTCTAAGATCCAATTCAGTTCCATATTTAtttccattttcttttcttagttATTTCTTTTTGTGCTAAATAATCATTGATATCCATCTAATATGCACCATAAACTTAAACAGATTCATTTGACATGAACAATAATAAACAGTTCCTACCCTAGACATATCTTAACTTTTActaatcataaatcatttagGGACAAGTAATAGAAGATTAATACAGTCAATATAAGAACATGGTTCATCCATCATGGAAAGAAATACAAAACTACCAGCAGACCAAGCCCCAAAAAGCAAATTAATAGTTGCTCAATAACTCACCAACAGATAGACCACTAAAATCAAGTATATGAGTAGGTCTCCATGCACGTATAGGCTCACTCAAATTAGATCCAATTGCAGAAACATTGTCAATTAACTTGGGATCATCAGTAGTCTCTCCAG
This region of Solanum dulcamara chromosome 9, daSolDulc1.2, whole genome shotgun sequence genomic DNA includes:
- the LOC129903180 gene encoding serine/threonine-protein kinase SAPK2-like produces the protein MMERYEIVKELGSGNFGVAKLVSDKKTKELFAVKFIERGPKIDELVQREIMNHRSLKHPNIVRFKEVLLTPTHLAIVMEYAAGGELFARICNAGRFNEDEARFFFQQLISGVSYCHFMQICHRDLKLENTLLDGSAAPRVKICDFGYSKSSIFHSQPKSTVGTPAYVAPEVLTRKEYDGKLADVWSCGVTLYVMLVGAYPFQDSSDPKNFTKTISKILSARYSIPEQVRISLECRHLLTRIFVADPEKRITIPEIKIHPWFLKNLPVELMEGGSYQCVDVNNPSQSMEEVLAIIQEARVPLQGGTYSYGGTMELDELDETDIEDIIETSGDFAGLL